A single genomic interval of Anolis carolinensis isolate JA03-04 chromosome X, rAnoCar3.1.pri, whole genome shotgun sequence harbors:
- the tctn2 gene encoding tectonic-2 gives MPVRRLLWGLVLLSTARAHDGIPGFRPPFIYMSGTVVTSSLVSVRADVFSIAVTDSETGMLPPSDCSGMNKTGDWTLNVTYQENVSRVTVRLTRNLQLCTSNATNCCMEALCVVEALQVSACWDSVVVARLLIQAEIYANTSSQNVSGKVEEKERVIPNQVFQPLGSCPCNLTAGACDVLCCCDQECTPKMKELFNGSCYKGVYGGDVCPTFDQLCSAQAGNTAPDWFPFLCVQSSLNNTPFLGYFYHGSISSSYQVSSFKIPSQTVQERLSSGYKQGDPILTIANTYFTVPQVFIAGQCAINSPVAFLQNFEVECFAACDELNNSLTDIQINSGTGDIIKLQVTHEKKTTNIDSCIGEGCRNVTFAENYTIIWEGKRIIEMKVNILFGDICPEEAPTKKFTVNFVSVNATSTEEFSGNPGYQVGKPIRAANPNSSDVVSTLNHWKPDGQSLCTSSSLTPILFGLNSVSGCIVEVDLRGNCSQLRENVVEQFSTLLQANYIGKRGNSNASVPDDWVEIISLHTLNPNINESIWNLKGICLDIPSHLNIQIITADVGAIEGAAQEEILGVQMSFSMITWQAQCPLVCEVRDTFLPISVAVQFIQIPAQPPVPVTRFQINYTEYDCRRNDVCWPELFYPLTPYYTGEPYSRSLAKGLLLVFFIVIAVVLSTLWR, from the exons ATGCCTGTCAGGCGGCTCTTATGGGGGCTCGTGCTTCTTTCCACGGCTCGGGCCCACGATGGGATTCCCG GCTTTCGGCCTCCTTTTATTTACATGTCTGGAACGGTTGTCACCTCTTCTTTGGTCAGTGTTCGCGCAGATGTTTTCTCTATTGCGGTAACAGACAGCGAAACAG GAATGTTGCCCCCTTCAGACTGTAGTGGAATGAACAAAACTGGTGACTGGACTCTAAATGTCACGTATCAAGAG aatgtttccagAGTGACAGTGCGCTTAACCAGAAACCTACAACTATGCACTTCAAATGCCACAAATTGCTGCATGGAGGCCctttgtgtggtggaggctttgcaGGTCTCAGCTTGTTGGGACTCAGTGGTGGTGGCCCGCCTCTTGATCCAAGCTGAAATATATGCTAATACATCCTCACAAAATGTGTCAGGAAAAGTGGAAG agaaagaaagagtgaTCCCCAATCAAGTGTTTCAGCCTCTGGGTTCTTGTCCCTGCAATCTCACTGCAGGAGCCTGTGATGTCCTTTGCTGCTGTGATCAG GAATGCACCCCCAAGATGAAGGAACTGTTCAATGGGTCATGTTATAAAGGAGTGTATGGTGGGGATGTTTGCCCTACTTTTGATCAGCTGTGCTCTGCCCAGGCAGGAAATACTGCTCCCGATTGGTTTCCCTTCTTATGTGTGCAGTCTTCTCTTAACAATACACCTTTCCTTGGTTATTTCTACCATGGATCTAT TTCTTCTTCATACCAAGTCTCTTCATTTAAGATTCCATCTCAAACTGTCCAAGAAAGGCTTTCGAGTGGTTACAAACAAGGAGATCCAATTCTAACCATAGCAAATACGTATTTTACAGTTCCTCAG GTGTTCATAGCTGGGCAATGTGCAATAAATAGCCCTGTTGCATTTCTTCAGAATTTTGAAGTTGAATGTTTTGCTGCTTGCGATGAATTGAATAACTCACTGACTGATATACAAATTAATAGTGGTACTGGAG ACATCATCAAGCTTCAGGTGACCCATGAGAAGAAAACTACTAATATAGATAGCTGCATTGGTGAAG GATGCAGAAATGTGACATTTGCAGAGAATTACACGATCATATGGGAAGGCAAGAGAATAATAGAAATGAAAGTCAACATTCTTTTCGGGGACATATGTCCAGAAG AGGCACCGACTAAGAAATTCACAGTCAACTTTGTGAGTGTAAATGCTACCAGCACAGAAGAATTTTCTGGCAATCCAG GTTATCAAGTTGGGAAGCCGATTAGAGCAGCAAATCCGAATTCTTCCGACGTTGTTTCCACATTAAATCATTGGAAGCCTG ATGGGCAGAGTTTGTGCACATCATCGAGTCTTACACCTATTTTATTTGGATTAAATTCAGTCTCTGGATGCATTGTAGAGGTTGACCTTAGAGGCAACTGCAGTCAGTTGAG AGAGAATGTTGTTGAACAATTTAGTACTTTGCTGCAAGCTAACTATATTGGAAAGAGAGGCAATTCCAATGCGAGTGTCCCAGATGACTGGGTGGAAATTATCA GTTTACATACTCTTAACCCCAATATCAATGAAAGCATTTGGAATCTAAAGGGAATCTGCCTGGATATTCCTTCCCACTTGAATATTCAGATTATTACTGCCGATGTGGGTGCAATAGAAGGAGCTGCACAAGAAGAGATACTTGGTGTACAAATGAG TTTTTCAATGATAACGTGGCAAGCCCAGTGTCCTCTTGTCTGTGAAGTTAGAGACACTTTTCTTCCTATCTCTGTGGCAGTCCAGTTCATTCAAATACCAGCTCAACCTCCGGTTCCAGTCACAAG atttcagaTTAACTACACAGAATATGACTGCAGGAGAAATGATGTTTGTTGGCCGGAGCTTTTTTATCCCTTGACACCCTACTACACTG gagAACCATACTCCCGCTCTCTTGCCAAAGGACTATTGCTGGTGTTTTTTATTGTGATTGCGGTGGTGCTGAGCACTCTTTGGAGGTGA